Proteins encoded by one window of Tunturibacter psychrotolerans:
- a CDS encoding sugar phosphate isomerase/epimerase family protein: protein MNSSRRLFLQQSATVGLAAAFPFRSAFAETNRPIGLQLYTVQDEIKKDAPATFAALAKIGYREVESFPIQEVPPAQLRKMLDDAGLKCPSAHLFFGVADTGELLEQANTLGAHYVVSSVLLHTTLPGFNADKMRETIKAFTLDDFKKVAAKANEIGAQAKKAGLQYAYHNHNFEFRDYGGHTGYEILLSETDPALVKFELDCGWITTAGHNPIEYFSKYPGRYPLMHAKDFPADTPVTTNLGVDPKHAPTEVGRGHIDFKPIIAAAEKSGLQHIFVEQDPPIVGMTSLEAVRISYQTLRPLV from the coding sequence ATGAATTCGTCACGTCGTCTGTTTCTGCAGCAGTCCGCCACCGTCGGCCTCGCCGCTGCATTTCCCTTCCGGTCAGCATTCGCAGAAACCAATCGTCCCATCGGCCTGCAACTCTACACCGTGCAGGACGAAATAAAAAAAGACGCCCCCGCGACCTTCGCAGCACTCGCTAAAATCGGCTATCGCGAAGTCGAATCCTTCCCCATCCAGGAAGTGCCTCCCGCACAGCTTCGCAAGATGCTCGACGACGCCGGCCTCAAATGCCCCAGCGCCCATCTCTTCTTCGGCGTGGCCGATACAGGTGAGCTCCTCGAGCAGGCCAACACGCTCGGCGCACACTACGTCGTCAGCTCGGTCCTTCTCCACACCACGCTTCCAGGCTTCAACGCCGACAAGATGCGAGAGACCATCAAGGCATTCACACTCGACGACTTCAAAAAGGTCGCCGCGAAAGCCAACGAGATCGGCGCGCAAGCTAAAAAGGCCGGACTTCAGTACGCCTACCACAATCACAACTTCGAGTTCCGCGACTACGGTGGCCACACCGGTTACGAGATTCTCCTCAGCGAGACCGATCCCGCACTCGTAAAGTTCGAGCTCGACTGCGGCTGGATCACCACCGCCGGCCACAACCCCATCGAGTACTTCTCGAAGTATCCGGGCCGCTATCCCCTCATGCACGCGAAGGACTTCCCCGCCGATACTCCAGTCACCACCAACCTCGGCGTCGATCCCAAACATGCGCCCACAGAAGTCGGACGCGGCCACATCGACTTCAAGCCCATCATCGCGGCAGCGGAGAAGTCTGGCCTCCAGCACATCTTCGTCGAGCAGGATCCGCCCATTGTCGGCATGACCTCTCTCGAAGCCGTTCGCATCAGCTACCAGACCCTCCGCCCTCTCGTTTAG
- a CDS encoding rhodanese-like domain-containing protein, with protein MSAIVIVGTVVLVLVMGWIVRRLLAKREVRAKSIEPEALYMLVNSKQVLLYDVRQPLDFLAHPEIIPGATRIAPKDIADQTANFSRDQNSVIYCTGGDDETCQMVLGKARALNFTRVSLLKGGLPAWKAKGYPVEAYTEAFHLDTAT; from the coding sequence ATGAGCGCGATTGTGATCGTTGGCACGGTAGTTTTGGTTTTGGTGATGGGTTGGATTGTGCGGCGGTTGCTCGCAAAGCGCGAGGTGAGGGCAAAGAGTATTGAGCCTGAAGCGCTGTATATGCTGGTGAACTCGAAGCAGGTTCTGCTGTACGACGTGCGCCAGCCGCTGGATTTTCTGGCGCATCCGGAGATAATCCCGGGAGCGACGAGGATCGCGCCGAAGGATATCGCGGATCAGACGGCGAATTTTTCGCGTGATCAGAACTCAGTGATCTATTGCACCGGCGGCGACGATGAGACGTGCCAGATGGTGCTGGGGAAGGCGCGGGCGCTGAACTTCACGCGCGTGAGCCTGTTGAAGGGTGGACTGCCGGCGTGGAAGGCAAAGGGATATCCGGTGGAGGCGTACACGGAAGCCTTTCATCTGGATACGGCAACGTAG
- a CDS encoding DUF2461 domain-containing protein — protein MATQFSNEALKFLRGLKKNNDREWFGERKDVYEKQLKEPMLALIGEVNEAMAEFSPEHLRPANKILMRIYRDIRFSKDKRPYKHHVSAWWARDGLQKTSGGGFYLQVSSTDVLIAAGVYMPEREQLLAIRRYLVDHHLEFRKIMAGKKLRSLMQETDTLSLTRPPKGFAADDPAIDLVMCKQWGLSATLSVERATSPGLLKDVVERFKVAAPLIRLLNTPLIAKPRRPLF, from the coding sequence ATGGCGACACAGTTTTCGAATGAGGCTTTGAAGTTTTTGCGGGGGCTGAAGAAGAACAACGACCGTGAGTGGTTTGGAGAGCGGAAGGACGTTTACGAGAAGCAGTTGAAGGAGCCGATGCTGGCGCTGATCGGTGAGGTGAATGAGGCGATGGCAGAGTTTTCGCCGGAGCATCTGCGGCCTGCGAACAAGATTCTGATGCGGATCTATCGGGACATTCGCTTCAGCAAGGACAAGCGGCCTTACAAGCACCATGTCTCGGCTTGGTGGGCGAGGGATGGGCTGCAGAAGACCTCGGGTGGTGGGTTTTATCTGCAGGTGAGTTCGACGGATGTGCTGATTGCGGCCGGGGTTTATATGCCGGAGAGGGAGCAGCTGCTGGCGATTCGACGATACCTGGTGGATCATCATCTGGAGTTTCGCAAGATCATGGCGGGGAAGAAGCTGCGGTCGCTGATGCAGGAGACTGATACGCTGTCGCTGACGCGGCCGCCGAAGGGGTTTGCTGCGGATGATCCGGCGATCGATCTGGTGATGTGTAAGCAGTGGGGGTTGTCGGCTACGTTGTCTGTTGAGCGCGCCACTTCGCCGGGGTTGCTGAAGGATGTGGTGGAGCGGTTCAAGGTTGCGGCTCCTTTGATCAGGCTTTTGAATACGCCTTTGATTGCGAAGCCTAGACGACCTCTTTTCTGA
- the mnmE gene encoding tRNA uridine-5-carboxymethylaminomethyl(34) synthesis GTPase MnmE, whose amino-acid sequence MNDSDSKSAPIFEDTIVAISTPPGRGGIGIVRLSGPASRAIAEPLLKLRHPLAPAQARFAEILDSTGENPTQTLDEAVVTYFQFPHSYTSEDIVEIAAHGSPVLLDHLLRQCVANGARLAEPGEFTQRAFLSGRLDLTQAEAVRDLIESTTLHQARIAAQQLGGSLSRHITPIKQQLISLIAALEAGIDFAEDDIDFLPNSQISTQIAAIQAPLIALEKSFSYGHIVRDGFTMAIVGRPNVGKSSLFNRLIQRDRAIVTATPGTTRDLVTERLSLEGIPFELIDTAGLRQATDEAESIGIAKTREAMSEADVVLLVLDATAPHQDDNATVAALSGRPFLIVINKQDLAHPESRSWEQSPQTVKTSALTGSGILELRRAILSYIAREVPDMESAVLTNQRQQRSVSDATTALHRAHQAASANIPHEMILLDLYEGLRALDAFSGSTTSDDILHLIFSKFCIGK is encoded by the coding sequence GTGAACGACTCCGACTCCAAATCCGCCCCCATCTTCGAAGACACCATCGTAGCCATCTCCACGCCCCCCGGCCGCGGCGGAATCGGCATCGTCCGTCTCTCCGGACCCGCGTCCCGCGCCATCGCCGAACCCCTCCTCAAACTCCGCCATCCCCTGGCCCCGGCCCAGGCCCGCTTCGCCGAAATCCTTGATTCCACAGGCGAAAATCCCACCCAAACCCTCGACGAAGCTGTAGTCACCTACTTCCAATTCCCCCACTCCTACACCTCCGAAGACATCGTGGAGATCGCCGCTCACGGCTCCCCCGTCCTCCTTGATCACCTCCTCCGCCAATGCGTCGCCAACGGGGCCCGCCTCGCAGAACCCGGCGAATTCACCCAACGAGCCTTCCTCTCCGGCCGCCTTGACCTCACCCAGGCCGAAGCAGTCCGAGACCTCATCGAATCCACCACGCTCCATCAGGCCCGCATCGCCGCTCAGCAACTCGGGGGCTCTCTCTCCCGCCACATAACCCCAATAAAACAACAACTTATAAGCCTTATTGCAGCGCTAGAAGCCGGAATCGACTTCGCCGAGGACGACATCGACTTCCTCCCGAACTCCCAAATCAGCACTCAAATCGCAGCGATCCAAGCTCCCCTCATAGCACTCGAGAAGTCTTTTTCCTACGGCCACATCGTCCGCGACGGCTTCACAATGGCCATAGTAGGCCGCCCCAACGTTGGTAAATCCTCTCTTTTCAATCGTCTCATCCAACGCGACCGCGCTATCGTCACTGCGACACCCGGCACAACCCGCGACTTGGTCACCGAACGGCTGTCGCTCGAAGGCATCCCCTTTGAACTGATCGACACCGCCGGTCTTCGCCAAGCGACCGACGAGGCCGAATCAATCGGCATCGCGAAGACCCGTGAAGCCATGTCAGAAGCCGATGTCGTGCTGCTCGTTTTGGACGCCACTGCGCCACACCAAGACGACAATGCCACGGTAGCCGCTCTTTCCGGCCGCCCCTTCCTCATTGTTATCAACAAGCAAGACCTCGCCCATCCGGAGTCGCGAAGTTGGGAGCAGTCTCCTCAAACTGTCAAAACGTCCGCTCTCACTGGATCGGGCATTCTCGAGTTGCGCCGCGCAATTCTGTCATATATCGCCAGGGAGGTTCCAGATATGGAATCCGCAGTCTTGACGAACCAACGGCAACAGCGCTCAGTATCGGACGCGACAACAGCTCTCCATCGGGCGCATCAGGCTGCATCCGCGAACATCCCCCACGAAATGATTCTTCTTGATCTCTACGAAGGGCTGCGCGCTCTCGACGCTTTCAGCGGCTCCACAACGAGCGATGACATTCTCCACCTCATCTTCAGCAAGTTCTGCATCGGCAAATAA
- a CDS encoding tyrosine-type recombinase/integrase translates to MPLTELQIKALKPQAIRYAVSDGRGLALEVMPTGAASWRYRYQFKGKTEKVSLGQYPLVSLKAARSKRDELAKAVHEGVSPAKQKQLEKFALANSTSVFDFSERYFREVIERDRKDTKQLRRYLEKEIYPAFGTWALRDVTAQDVQRLVFKKRDNGFESAAAQLRNLLKRIFDYAIVCGIVTANPTHATPMRFITRARPRTRSLSPDELKIYLQVLYRSNIRRQFKLTLHIILLTLVRKSELLQARWINVNLEAGEWLIPEAQSKTGKPHTVYLSTQVSEMFKELQQLAGDSELVLPGRGSLTRPFAANALNQAMGAMSFPIAPFTIHDLRRTGSTILHEQGFSSDVVEKALNHTIGGVRGVYNRAEYADQRKMMLQSWADYISSLHGQLYI, encoded by the coding sequence ATGCCTCTAACCGAACTCCAAATTAAGGCCCTCAAGCCCCAAGCAATTCGCTATGCCGTAAGCGATGGTAGGGGCCTCGCTCTTGAGGTGATGCCGACGGGCGCAGCTTCCTGGCGATACAGATATCAGTTCAAGGGGAAGACTGAGAAGGTTTCGTTGGGCCAATACCCCCTTGTGAGTCTGAAGGCTGCGCGATCGAAACGCGACGAGCTTGCGAAAGCAGTTCATGAAGGCGTGTCCCCGGCAAAGCAAAAGCAGCTGGAGAAGTTCGCATTAGCTAACTCGACCTCCGTCTTCGACTTCAGTGAGCGTTATTTCAGAGAGGTGATCGAGAGAGATCGAAAGGACACTAAGCAGCTTCGGCGCTATCTCGAAAAAGAGATTTACCCCGCGTTCGGCACTTGGGCATTGAGGGACGTCACAGCTCAAGACGTGCAGCGACTCGTATTCAAGAAACGCGATAACGGATTCGAGTCAGCCGCCGCCCAGCTTCGCAACCTACTCAAGCGCATCTTCGATTACGCAATTGTCTGTGGGATCGTCACCGCCAACCCCACACATGCTACCCCCATGCGCTTCATAACACGAGCTCGCCCCAGGACGCGCTCGTTGTCTCCGGATGAACTGAAGATCTATCTTCAAGTTCTCTATCGCAGCAACATCCGTCGGCAGTTCAAACTGACGCTCCACATCATTCTCCTAACGTTGGTTCGTAAATCTGAGCTACTACAGGCGAGGTGGATCAACGTAAATCTTGAAGCTGGAGAATGGTTGATACCTGAGGCACAGTCGAAGACAGGCAAACCGCACACTGTATATCTCTCAACTCAAGTCAGCGAGATGTTCAAGGAGTTGCAGCAACTCGCTGGCGACTCCGAGCTGGTCCTCCCTGGGCGAGGAAGCCTAACCAGACCGTTCGCTGCAAATGCCTTGAATCAAGCGATGGGAGCGATGAGCTTTCCAATTGCTCCTTTTACAATTCACGATTTGAGGCGCACCGGATCGACAATTCTGCACGAACAGGGATTCTCTTCTGACGTGGTCGAGAAAGCGCTAAATCACACGATTGGCGGGGTGCGCGGCGTGTACAACAGGGCCGAGTATGCCGATCAGCGCAAGATGATGCTCCAATCCTGGGCCGATTACATATCGAGCCTCCATGGCCAACTTTACATATGA